Genomic window (Musa acuminata AAA Group cultivar baxijiao chromosome BXJ1-9, Cavendish_Baxijiao_AAA, whole genome shotgun sequence):
TGATCTTTGGCATATATATTCGTGAAATGGTTATAAGGATATGACAAAGCTAACCAATGCGAAACAATGATCTTTTCTTTTCAGGGACCTTTGGCCTTTTATAAAGGATTTATTCCAAATTTTGGTCGTCTTGGATCATGGAATGTGATTATGTTCTTGACATTGGAGCAGGTAATTACAAATGCCACATTCGTAATTTATTGTTTATGCTACTACATTTTGCGATTCTGCACATCCAATCTTAAATGTTTGTATCTTAAATTTATGTATATCAATCGTCTGCTAGAAATGTTCTTATAGCTGATTGTTAATATTCATGTGTGATTTTACTTTTAAGTGGTGAGTACCGGGACTCAAAGAAACCTTCATTACATGATAGTCTACAGTTGTTAAACATCTTACAGGCAATTTCTTTAGAACTTCTCAAACATAATATTTTATGCTTATATACTATCTGCATGGACAAATACATGTTCTGACCCAAGATGTATTTACTTTCCTTTACATCATTTCTGTACAGGTCAAGAAGTTATTTGCAAGAGAAGTGCCATCTTAACATTTTCACATAATTCTCTGGTTTCTGTGCAATGAAAATAAGGCTTCTTCTTGAGGCAATTTTTGTAAATTAATGGGGTCTTGAGAAGAAAATTCATGGTCTTCCAAGAAGCTCCATCAAAATGCAAAATGATCCTCGGAATTAATCTCTCTTCTTTTGGAGAACGATAATTTCAGTGATTTTTATCTAGTTAATATTTTCTAATAAAACCAGTTCCTGTGCAAACTATCGGGCAAATCGTTTGTTGCAAAATGATCCCATATCATTTAATCCTAATACTTTGTTAATCGTTTACTCATGATGTGTATGTTCGGAACTGCTGTTTTGAGTATGAGGTTGGATGAAGCTTCATGTGGCAGATGATTTTGAGAGAGTTTATTTATCTATTACTCGATCCTAAGACATATCTTCATCCTTTAGATTCACTGTGTATTTATTGAATTGTTTTATTGAGCACCATGTTGAACGGCATAAATGTGTATCTGCTAAACCTTCAGTGCGTAACCTGTTGTGAACTTTTGCAAATATGTATTACCTATGTGGACCGACAGGTTGATGTTCACTTGTAGATTGCAATATCAAAGTCCATTTGGCTATACGTGACATGGCGTCGTCTTCTGTCAGTTTAGGGAATTGGGTTGTCTCCACGGGGTATtctgtttattctttttctttttttacttcgCATTTCTCTTGCTTTAGAAAATAGAAGACTACGGAATAAGTAGTGGGATCAGACGAATATACCATGTATaatacaaaattatatatatatatatatataaaggactgGTCAATTAGGCGTGCTGATGGCCCATTTCTAGCCCAGTAATAAGCACTGTCGTCCAAGTCCATTGGCGATTCAGCTGAATTAAATTCCTCGTTGGCGTCCGCACTTCCGGAAACTTCACCTcgaggctctctctctctctctctctctatatatatatatatatatacatatatatgtatatatatacatatatatgtatatatatgtatatatatgtatatatatgtatatatatatacatatatgtatacatatatatgtatatatgtatacatttatacatatatatgtatacatttatacatatatatatacatatatatatgtatatcaatgGCGGTTACGAAGGCGCGGCCCCACTTCAGCTTTTTGCGTCTTGTGGTTGAATCTTCTCACCGCGATGATCGAGGCACAAGTGGGGAGGGTTACAGGCGATCGCACAAAAGGTGATGGTCATTCTGATGTATCTTTTCCTTTTCCAAGTTGTTGATCGTAGGTTCTTGGAGTAGAATATCATCGGTTTATTCGATCTTTGGCAGCTTGATTCTTGTTCCATGGTTTTCGAGAAGCACTTCCAATCCTGTGATAATTTTCTTTGCTTCTTGTTGGTTTCCGATTCTTGAATCCAACTACAGACGTTTTTGTCGATCTTTTGGCGGATGCTTGAATCCAGATGCCATTGTTTTCGTCGATATTTTGGCGGCGTGATTCTTGTTCTGTGGGTGTGTTTCTTGTTTCATGATTGTTCGTTCAGGAGGGGACTCTGATCCTGTTATGATTTTTCCGTTTGTTGTTGGTTGCGGATTCTTGAAGCCATTTGGCGGCGTGAAACTTGTTCTATGTGCGTGTTTCTTGTTTCGTGAATTTTCAGAAGTGGGTTCTGATCCTGTTTTGAATTTTCCGTTTGTTGTTTGTTGCGGATTCTGTAAGTCACTAGACATTTTCTTCAACGATCTTGTTTTTTGTTCGCGGATTCTTGTCACTGGACATTTTTTTCACTAGAATTTTCCGTTCGTGGATTGTTGTTTGTTCTGTGGGTTTCCAAGATGGAATTCATGTTGTCATAAATGTGTGATTGTGCCGTCAGAGCGAGCGAGTTTAAACAGACGCGGTTCCGTCGACTAACATCTTCCTTTTGGCGTCTCCTTCTCAGATGCTGAGAGTTCGCATCGTGAATTCTTGTTTTTGTTGTGTTCTGTAGGAAATAGAAATCCATGGTAGCGTTTCCCTCCCTCCTTTCCGATTCTTGATTGCCGGATCACGATTAGGCTACGACCAACCGTAAGTTCGCCTTTTATTTTTTGCCCACCATCAAGCGCCGTGCAAATCGTGATGGGATGCAACAGCGAACACTAGTAAATGCAAACCCACGTCCGTACAATTTTCTAATGGGAGAACAGGAATTTAATGCATTGTCTGCAAGGTTTGGGGAGCTACCGTGGTCATTTCACCCTCCTAGAGAACCACATTGGACAGGATGTCTTCCTCCCCAAGGTTGGATGGGTTTGTATAGGTGCTAACGGGGCTTCACTGTTTTGGATGAAATTTCAAGTTGTAGGGTCGACCTACCATGTTGTCCAATAAATTAGAATTATCGATTGATCTAATGGTCTTAGGAATTCTATCGACTTTAATGCCCCTAATAATTGACTCTTGTGCATGTGACATGTCACCACTGGCAGTAGAGTTTGTCTACCAGGAACTCTTTTTTGATCCAGCTATGTAGATCTTTTGCTGCGACTGAGCAAAAGATCTTTTTCTTTGAGAAAAAAGTTGTAATTCACTGATTCTGTTTGTGAAGTTGATGAATATGTCTTGCTTTGTTATAAATAAGCTATAGGCTGCTGAAACTTGTCTCGGTTGTTCAACATTACTCACACTGTTTAGTTTATACGAGTCATTTCAGATGCATCATTTAAGAAAGATCAAAGTCATTTAGGATCATTGTATTACTTCTTGCGGCTACTGCCATTGGTTTATGTCAGTTGAACAGGTATTTGCCCCATTTTCATTCACCATGCACGCCATGTATGTAGGTCACTGTATCAGTATGATAGAGTTAGAGGCTTTCTCAAGATCTATATTTTTTAGAAATATGTCATTACAGCAGTTTGTCATCACACTCTGTGTGTGGATAGTAACCAGGATCAAATGATCCCGTTAAAAATCCTGGACATATATGTCACTGGCTTGACTTAAGGAATTGATTTCAATTGGCCAACTTAAGAAGCATATTTCAAGTGGAGGAAAAAGTGTGATAAGTTGCCTTTTTATATGTTTGATATAGCTTAGCTCACCTTTGATCTCCTATTCTTTCTGGGTTTAGATTGTTATTGCCTAGTGCACtgagctttttgcttcttctttttttgggtTCATTTtcaagcacttttgcaatttgtcTTTGTATTTCTGATTCCGTACACACGGATCTGCTGCTCCTGCCATTTccggcatatttttatttaaattaacttTATTGGCATGAATTACGGATTTAGGAGATATATGCAAGGGGTATGCCCTCCCTATCTTTCTTTCTGGCATTACTTTTGTCCAATATAAGCATCTCCACATACGGCTGTCATGATATGCATTTACTGTTTCTATTTATATTCTTAGCTTTTATATAATTTTCCTTGAGATGAATCTGTATGGACAGTTTCAACAGTGATTCAGTGTCCGAACCAGGCGATGAGTTTTATGTGTGCCCAACATTCATAGTTAAACCATATGCTGTCATAAGCCTCGGTTTTGAGAATTGTGGTGATTTTTCATGAGAGTAGGTAGTTAAGAGGAAAGAAAAGCCAAATTGTCGTTGAATCTTATGGGCCTTTTGAGGTAGGTGTTTAATTATTCTTACTGCTATCACTATCAATGTcactatttttttatattatgtgtTGTTGTCATAGTATtattcaaggttcgcaataccgtaccgtaccggagtttcgacctaggctcggtaccggtacggtacggtataccgctcggtacacccaagtgtaccgaacggtatattcaggcgtgccgagcactgtagcagtactgctacagtgtcggaacggtaacatatggtccgcgtaccgaaagtctggtggaccgatatgtaccgcccgtaccgggcggtacggaccggtactgcaaaccatggtattattatcattgttgatgtatatacacatgtatatatatatacataccggTAGAGAAGACTGCAAATCATGgtattattatttttgcttgcTGGAGGATTTGAGACTATATGCTTGtttgctcctcgtttctgcaaaaCGTCAGGCCTTACTGTCTCTGACGTAATTTGGTGTAAGAaccagtaattttttttttattgcttaTTTTTTCAGGTTTCTGCAAGCATGCATGGGAGAGCAACATTTGGGGATACCGTCTGTAGTATTAATTTATAATGGTTTTCAGTGCTAGTCGATATGTAGAAATGTAAAAAAAACTAGTTTTGTTGCCTACTTTCCAACTAGTTCTGTCCTCTTTAACTCGGCAGCGCATAAAAAATGTAATTTGATGAAGCCAGCCCAGGACAGATTTCGTTTTATCATAGGACAGACATTAAAAAGATGAGATGATGCTATCCCAAGTGATGCCAAATTGTAGGCAACAGTACAAAGATGAGAATAGAATGCTAATTCCGAAGGTATCGTAGACAAACGAATCGTGGATGAAATTTGCAGTCTTCTCTACcggttctttattttattttatttgtctgATTTTTGCATTGAAATTCTTTTGTCAGCAGTTGTGTGTCGGCGCTCTATTGATGCGAATTTTTGCATTGAAATTCATTCGAAGAGAAAAACGTACGGGGAAAAGCAAGGAAAGTATATGCAACTAAAGATTGCTAAGAAGCTTCCAGGGCAAGCCTAAGAATGATTTGCGGTGCAAGTGTAGGACGCAATTAATGTAGTTGGTCTCAACAATTTCAGCTGGATTTGCAACGATCATAAGAAAAAAACACCAAAATGTGTCAGCATGCCAAGAAAATTGACCGAGGTAGGCCAAGAAAATATGTTTGTACGCAAGCGTTATAAACATTTTAAATACAAACATTGTGATTCTACTCCATTCCCCtacaaagattatatatatatatatatatatatatatatatatatatatatatatatatatgtatatatatatatatataatatgtgtgtGTTTATGTGCGTGCAAGTATGCACAATTAAAATATGAAGGTAAAATACATTGAGCTTGTAAACAAAATCAGAATGTCTGCTTATCAATGTCTTCAATGGTTTCTAATGTCGTGATAGAAGTGTATAGCTGTGCCCATTTCACTAACGCCTCACTGTGTGATCGATACAAGAAAAGAGTACTGAGGCAAATTTGAGGGAAAAATCTAGGTCAGGAGAGCAATAACAAAAACATCATGGCACAACAACAACAATCTAGGTCAGGTGTAATAAAAACTATTAAACCTTGTTACACCGCAAGCCCCACTCAAGCCAATCCCCTCGTCATTAAACAGCAACCACATCAGTTCTAATGTTGTTACAGACATTAAAGTTAAACAAATATGTTACAGACACCAAAACCCTTTAAAGTTGTAATGTTAAACAAATCGTGTTGTAATGTTAAACAAATATTAACGTTTCCACATAAAAGCCTAAAGCCCCAGAAAGCATATATCATATGTGCAGTTTTAAGTACTGATAGTGCATTCGGTAATTTGTCCTCTTGTCACTAGTCACAGCCACCTCAATGTCAAGATCAACGTACCAGATCACACCCCCCCCCAACTCCGTTCCCTAAAAGTCAAGACGGAGCCAACCAAGTACGACGCCATTCCGTAAGAGTCGGGATGACGCCGACCAAGTACAATGTCGTCCCGCAAGAGTCGAGATAGCGCCAACAGAGTACAACGCCGTCTCGCAAAAGTCGGGACCGCGCCGACTGAGTACAACGTCGTCCCGCGAAGATCAGGACAGTGCCGATCTGGTACACAGCGCCAACCGAGTGCAACACTGTCGTCCAAGTACAATGTCATCCCGTGAAGATCGAGACGGCGCCAACCAAGTATCACGTCATCCCGTAAAGATCGGGACGACACCGAGTACGACACTATCGTTCGATGCCATGACACGAAGAACACCCCGCATAGTCTTCAAAGGAGTCGAAATTTGGAGCCTCTTTACCGACCCCGACCTGTGTACAAGGACCAACAACGGAGAGGCAGACAACCATCcaaagggggggggggtttcCCGACTTTGGAGCCGGAGCCAAAGCCTGACCTCACCTGACAACCATCCTCGTCACCCGAACGATGACGTGGATGATCTCGCGCACCCGGGACCGAACCAAGCCATGCTGACTCCCCCTGCCACGATGTAAAAGATCACTATCAAATACCATAGATAATAAGAATCGCATACATATTATTtatgaagaaaaatataaaatatgtatTCTCGACAAGCACATAGGTGTTCCAGTTTTTGAAAGAATATATAAAAAACAGTTTATCCTAAGATATGATGACGCCAGATCTACTTTATATCTTGACCTTAAGCAAATCAATATCTTCAGTGCTAGACTTTGCTTCTCAAAAGAGACGACTGAGTTTTTTTTTGGTGTCTTATATCCACTATGCATCATTATTGCCAATTCCCATGTTATTTCTCCTCCAACCCATTTCCAACTTCAAAGCGACAACAATAAGAGCATCTGTAATGGACAGCATTGTTCTTTGTTAGATATGAAAAGAATGAAAGATTTCTCCACAAAAAACTCTAAAATGAATACCacgcttcctctctctctctctctctctcggacagCATTGTTCTTTGTTAGATATGAAAAGAATGAAAGATTTCTCCACAAAAAACTCTAAAATGAATACCacgcttcctctctctctctctctctctctctctctctctctctctcttatatgcatataatgttaaCCATGCAAGTTCACGCATGCATTATAATTGGTTCCCTATTTAATCCTGATGTTCATAAAGCAAAAGAATTAATGAGTTAGAAAGGGACAAACTAGCAAGTAGCACTTGTAGctatacaaaaagaaagaatGTCTGATCGATATGCAAAAAACAGACCAAATACTGGTACAAGCGCAATAGCACACCAGTTAAATCATCTTACTAAATCTTACTAAGGTGTCCTCTCTTTAtaacatatataatataacttattTAGGCCAGAAATCGTTTTCCCAGATAATTTCTTTGGGACCTACATGGATGGATGTAAACCGGCTCAAGACCATTCATTTctctttatcattattatttgatACAGCAACGAGTTCCAACAAAGAAATGCTTAAATATCTTTTGAAGTGTCTGAGTAGGCAGTAAAAGGTAGAATAATTGTCTGACTGGCAAACAAAACTTATAATATCACTAAGTAATATCATTAAGTGCCACAACAAATGCATTTATGGTTCAATAATTTAACATGGCAAAAATATCTGACAAGACACGACATCAAAGCCTCAACCTCCCACGGACCGAAACTTCTGTCAAATGGAAAATTTTAAAGAGCTTGGAGTAGAAAGTACCTCAAGCCAATCTTCAGAAACCTCTTCTTGGCCCTTCTTAGAGATATGTTGCTTACATAAGCCATATCAGTCTTCCCAAATCTCCATTCCCAGAAGAGCATTTTTCTCCTGCAGTGACATGTCCCACATTAATTTTCAAGCTAAAATAATGATATGATAAGACCACTGATCCGCTCGAGCTCTTGCAACTATAGGAGACAATTTGGTGCCCAAAGGACAGTAACTATGTTAGGAAGATATCTAAATTACAATCAGATGATAACCAGAAAAGCTTAGAAATAAGAAATAAAGTCGACTAGTTTTCAGGTTCACCATAAATAGTTGAAATAAAGAACAGGAACAAATTAAACTGCGTCGGTTCAGCGTTATGGATCTAGAGCTGAATCATGACCAAAAGTTAATCATGGCATATCATTATCAACTTCATTTTGGAATAACGCACAAAGTTAGGCTAGATTCCAAATAACATACAATAACATTCCCTAAAACATTGACTCAGCGTTATAATTAGTCAAACATTAGAGGCTGCAAGATTTTGGTAACTTCCACCTCTTTCTCACAAGAACAAGAATACATGAACGGCAAGTCAACAAGAGAGTGATAAAGTCCAGAAACACTTCTTTATTGTAAAGAAGCTCATTGCCTGACGTGAGCATCAACATGTTTTGCATATAACATGTGCAATCCAATGAATGGTGAATGGTGAATGGTGAAAGAGCAATCAGTCAACCATACATTTCAAGCTAACAATCTATGTAGACACTATAGTCCACACCATGTTGATTGACATCATCAATTTTTTGTTATAtcacccaaaaccctaattcgatTTATTATTTCATGAGACAGTATAAGAAACAATTACCTGAACGATGCCATGGGCTCTGGAGAGCAGAACGATGGCCACAGACATCACCATGTGATCGGCATTGCAGAGGGCAAGGCCAGCCAAAGAAAAGGAAACTCCGGCTTCTTTAAAGAACATACGTAGATTAAAGAAACTCCGGCTTCGCGGGTAGTTATCTTCCAAAAACTCATTAAAGAACACCTTAAACCTCCTCCAAGAACTCGCTGGAGGCACCGTTCTTGAACGAAACCCTTGAGAGAGGAAATAAAAGTTTAGGAAGCGCAGGAATCCGAGATCCTCTCGGGGATTTGGAAATGAAACCTCTTCCAAGAACCTGGTCGGGTTCGAACTCCGGCTCCGTGGCTCGTTCTCTTCCAAGAACTCGTCGGAAGCGCCGTTCATGAACGAAACATTAGCGGGAACAGAGGAAGTTGCGATGCATAGGAACCAAAAACCCCATCGGGCGCGACGATTCGTTCTCTTCCAAGAACCACCCTCCCTGATGCGAGGAACCCGGAGAAGCTCAGGCTCCCGCCGCTCGATCCCTTCCAAGAACCCACTGGAGGAGCCATTCTTGAACGAAACCCTATACCCGGAGGAGAGAAGAGCTTGGGAAGTGTCGGATACACTCGACGATTCGGGATCCCTCGAGACCCTCGCGAGCGATGGATGCAGGATCGGATGGGAGATGGCCCGAGAGATGGAAATGGGTTTCAGTCGTCGCGAGAGATCGACTGAAACCCATTTCCGGCCATCTCCCATCCAATCCTGCATCCATCGCTCGTGAGCGAAACCCATCTCCGACGAAAGTTGAAATAATGATCCGAAACCGACAATGGAAAGAgcggcaatatatatatatatatagagagagagagagagagagagtggcggATGAGTTGGCGCCCAGAGggtgagttcaaaatttgaatattttctcatttatatttgattttatgaattttatttGGCAGTTCCTCCCCTGCAAGCATTAGAAGCGTCGTCGTCTCGGTTTGTTACGTACTCATCGCTAATAGGCGCTAAACCATTACACTCGATCATACTACGTATTGAGCTCATACACAGCCAGCGAAGAAAGCAAAGAGCAGATAAAACTACCTGTCATTTGTTGAAATCATTTCCGCGTAGCCAAAGAGGCCGCCCGACTTAATAAGTTGGCGCCTAGTTTCCCATTTCCACAAACACCTGATGGGCCATTCCCATTTCCTTCCGAGTTAAACCAGATTCCACAACATGAAACCTGGATTGGCATGGAATTCCAAGAACTGTGACTCCAAGACAATGGAACAAGCACGTCTCTGCTCGTCACCAAGCTCGCCTTCCTCCTCGGCGATCAAGAACGCTCGAGGACGTTATACGTGACTTCCTCCTGTCTCCGCTTCCCGACACTTTCTTCGGCACTAAGAACGTGATccgttaggcccgagccagtgttACTGAAGGCCTAGCCTGGCCCGTCAAGGCCCAAGCTCGGACGTTTGACAGCGCTGTCCCTTTTCTCTCCGATCCCACTCCGCCGGCCGCCTCGGAGCGTACCACCGTTgcctcctcatcttcctcctaTTTATACCTCCTTCACTGCCAGCCGGTCTGGGTGGGAGTGGTCCGAATCGCCCAAACTCGCTGCTATAAGTCGAAAGCAGACCTCCTTCCCTCCCTCCTCCTGCTTTGATCTTCAGAAGATCACTATATCTCCAGATCTGAGGCGGTTTGGAGTCGATACCGGTCCGAAAGGTAAGTCTTTCCTCTTCCTTTTCTACGGTATTGGAGTCTCTGACGAGCAATTTGTGATCAAAGAATGGCTTTTTGAGCTTCCTTTTAGCAAAGATCAAAATGTGTGCTTTCGGAGATCTGCTGTTATATCTCTTCCTTAAATCTGACGATCGAGAGATACCTAATTCACCATGACTTCATGCGGTCGCGGCCCGGGCGCCCACCCGATTGAACTCAGGCCACCCCAGCCACAAACCCCCGCGGCGGCGTATTCCTCTCCATAGGCGAACGGCGGCCTTTACCTTCCCTCTTCAGCTCCCCCTTTCCCGACATAATCCTCCCCCACCCTTCTCCTCCCTACCCCCGCCCCCAGTTCATCGCAAACCCCCCCTTCCCCGATCCTTCCTCCCTCTTCCCCCTTTCGTCGCAGCTCCCCCCTCTTTCCCGACACCATCCTCCCCCTCCATCTTCCCCACGCGCGCCCCTCCCTCCCGCGGGCGCCGATCATGACAACCCCCGTCTCCCTCCTCCACCCCGATAGCTACACCCCTCTTCGCCTTCTCTCTGCATCCTCCCATCCCCCTCCCTGATAACCTGCTACCCTCCAACCAACAGTCATCCGCATGCTCCCCTCTTCTTTTTCTGgttgcttcttcctcctcttgttAGATTTTTAACGTtaatcttcttcttttgttttctcattttgtcatttttattattagatttgCACAATATATTACTTTGGTACTATAAATGAATGTAATTTAATATTTGATGgtgatatttgaaatataaagtaCTATAGAACTATGTaatttctcatttttatttttgtgatcatatttttccttaattatatattttttaaatttttaatatttatgatcATCTAGCTTTGCTCATGCATTTTGGCACCTTTTAGCTCTTAGCGTCTTTCACTACACAGTGTTATCATGAGATTCATGATGTATACAGTAGTTCAGATGCAAATGAAAAGTGGAAAGGCTATTGTGAAGAAAAGTTGTGTTTGTTCTGTGGAATTTATTTGCTGAGGTAATTATACGTACGTCCATTGCTCTTGGATAGTCTTTCCTTTCTGTATATTCTCTATAAATCATCCACCATTGCAAGTATATGTTCTACAATATTGATGCTAACTAGCTGGTCTCTCGTAATTATGCACATTGTTGTTCTATCATTCTGCTTTCAGTATTAAATAGTAGTCTAATCCGTGAAGTAGATTGTTGTTGGACATTCATCAGTGCTATTCGTAATTTCAAGCACGTATTTTCACTCTCATAGCATCTCTGTTAAGGTGGCATTATACTTTTGGATATTGTTGCTGTTAGCTTTTGCCACTTCTGCATTTTTTTAGACTCCTTTTCCATTTAACTTTCTGAAGTGTCATTATATTTATACTTTTCACATTGTTTTTACAATGTGATCTATAATCTTGCACAAAGTAACTGGAAACCCTGATGTCAATGTACTTTCAGCATTGTAATCCAAGCATTTAAAGGCTGTTAAGCTGACACATATTCGGAAGCTTTGGTGGACTTCAAGGACGCAAGTGTTTGATCTTCATTAAAGAAGTATTGATAGTATCCAATATAAATTAAAGAAAACTTTTCCAGCGTCAAGGAGGAACAGCATAATTCTCAAATGTTATTAGCAATCAGGATGGAGAAGTTTCAGAGAGTTCCAATTCTCTTGAATGAAAAATTCAGAATACATTTCTCAAACAGAGTTGTTTAAACAAGTACATGATATATCGCTAACATTGGACTTCATGGATGCATTATATAAGAAATGGAGAAGAAgatgcctttcaaggatttcagTCTATCTGATGTGTTTACTTGCCCCTATTCTGTGCTTGCTTTGTTTAATTAATTCAGAACTCCCTGAGGTGTCACTCAGCAACAGTGTCATGGGATCACCCAGGAACTTGACATTCACTAAGACAGTGGAGGGAGTAGGACTTGGGGAACTTGGGGACATGATGGTCGCAATGTTGCCCGATGATCTTGCATTTACCATATTTGTTCCGTCAGAGGAGGCCTTCGGGCGTTTGCTAAAACTGAGATCCCATGACAGCTTGAGCAAGGATAGACTAAATGAGACGTATGCGGTCGTCTCTCGTGTAATGGGGTTTTCTGCAGTTCCTCAACATATACCATCTAAAGTAATTCCTTTGCACAAGGAGATGACATTTGAATCTGTATCAGGATTCAGATTATATGCTTGGAAAGATTTAGATGGAACGCTGGTTGTGAACGGCATTAGATCAGAAGTTGTTGATATCAGAAAAGCTGAAATCATTGTGCATAAAATGGATGGTGTGCTCATGGATGCTGAGTTTGAGCAGTCATTCCCACCGGATTATGAGGACTGACATTTCGTCGAAATATGTCCAAATACCATCTAGTACTTGATATGATTAGTGTTTTTTCTGCTATTTAATGATAGTCCATTCATTATCAGCTCCTTGTATTGGTAAAGATTATGTGAATTATCAGTCTGTCTTCTCCAAAGGGGAAGACACGAACCGACCTAATTCACTCCATGTTAAAGTCCTCTGCTAAGGTAAGTTAAATCTTTCAAAAACAGAGAGGGTTAACAGAGGTTCCTTTGGAGGAATTCCTTTCTGTGGTGTTAAATTATTTTCAATTCGTTTGTTAAAATTGTTTTTCATATTTGGATAGTCCGAAGAATACTTTTTGTATTGATTTGATGATGACGGAACGGCTAAGATGATCAAACTAGAAACATTTGTTGCATGATATGTAATCAATCACGCATCTAACATGACACTGGGGTCTTATGTATTCATCATTCATGTTTTTTTATGGTATCAAAGCACATTAATAGATTGAGCTCTTTCCTAGCATCATGCATTTGGGATTACCCATCATCCAAATCTAAATCTAAATCTTTTAAGTTTGAATCATGCATTTGGATATCACCATCGGTGCTGCAGGACACCAAGTATGCAGGACACCGCCTGGAGCTCATGCCGGACCACCAGGTGCAGCAGAAGATGGCACTCACCCTCTTCGAGTATACTTTTCGACCAAGGAGCCACGACGACGACTCCCATCCATGCTCGTCTCCTACAGCCGCTGTCGCTTGAGATTGTTCTTCCATCAGCATACCATCGTAGTACACACTACATCCAT
Coding sequences:
- the LOC103996871 gene encoding uncharacterized protein LOC103996871; this translates as MKNSEYISQTELFKQVHDISLTLDFMDALYKKWRRRCLSRISVYLMCLLAPILCLLCLINSELPEVSLSNSVMGSPRNLTFTKTVEGVGLGELGDMMVAMLPDDLAFTIFVPSEEAFGRLLKLRSHDSLSKDRLNETYAVVSRVMGFSAVPQHIPSKVIPLHKEMTFESVSGFRLYAWKDLDGTLVVNGIRSEVVDIRKAEIIVHKMDGVLMDAEFEQSFPPDYED